The genomic region GACGTCGAGGTCGGCGTCCTCGAAGACGATGAAGGGGGCGTTGCCACCGAGTTCCATGGAGGTCCGGATGACGGTGTCCGCGCACTGGGCGAGTAGCAGTCGGCCCACGGCGGTGGAGCCGGTGAAGGACAGCTTGCGGATGTTGCCGCCGCGCAGGGCCGGTTCGACGACGTCCTGGGCGCGGGTGGTGGTGACGACGTTGAGGACGCCGTCGGGCAGCCCGGCCTCCTGGAGGATGCGGGCCAGCGCGAGGCTGGACAGGGGGGTCTGGGGGGCCGGCTTGAGGACCATCGTGCAGCCGGCGGCCACCGCGGGGCCGATCTTGCGGGTGCCCATCGCCAGGGGGAAGTTCCACGGGGTGATCAGCATGCAGGGGCCGACGGGCTGCCGCATGACCATGATGCGGTTGCGGCCGTCGGGCGTGGTCGTCATGCCGCCGTTGATGCGGACGGCCTCCTCGGAGAACCAGCGGAAGAACTCGGCGGCGTACGCCACCTCACCGCGTGCCTCGGCGAGCGGCTTGCCCATCTCCAGGGTCATCAGCATCGCCAGCTCGTCGGTTCGCTGCACGATCAGCTCGTAGGCGCGGCGCAGGATCTCGCTGCGTACCCGCGGCGCGGTCCGGGCCCAGGAGTCCTGGGCGGCCACCGCTGCCTCGACGGCGTGGGCGCTGTCGGCCGTGCCACCGTCGGCGATCTCGCACAGCTGTGTCTCGGTGGCGGGGTTCTCCACGGCGAAGGTGCGGCCGTCGGCCGCCGGCACCCACTGGCCCGCGATGAACAGCTGCCGGGGAACGTCCGCGATGACGTCCGTCTTGGTGTCGTTGGTGTCGGCCATGTTCGTGTCTCCAGAACTCAGGAAAGCGAAGGGGGTTGGGGGTCGTCCAGCAGTTGTGCCAGGTGGGTGGCGCCGGGGCGGTCGTCTCCGGCGAGGTGCTCGATCTGCATCTGGCAGCTGAACCCGTCGGCCAGGACAGGCGTCTCGGGAGCGGCCGCTTCCAGCCGGGGGCGCAGTGCCTGGTCGGCGACGGCGAGCGAGACGTCGTAATGCTCGTTCTCGAAGCCGAAGTTGCCGGCCACGCCGCAGCAGCCGGTGGCCTCGGTGACCTTCTCGATGCCCAGGTCGCGCAACAGGTCGCGCTGCTGTCCGGCGCCGAAGACGGCGTACTGGTGGCAGTGGGTCTGGAGCACCACCTCGTCAGGTACGTGCCGGGGCTTCCACCCTGTGGCGACGCGCTCGGCGAGCGCTCCGGTGAAGGTCTGCACCCGCGCGGCGACCCGGCGTGCCGCGTCGCTGTCCACCAGCTCCGGCAGGTCCTTGGCGAGGGCGGCGGCGCAGCTGGGTTCCGTGACCACGATCGGTCCCTCGGTCGCGTCGAGGGTGGCGGCCGTACGGGCCAACACACGGCGGGCGACGCCGAGTTGGCCGGTGGTGATCCAGGTCAGGCCGCAGCAGACGTCACCTCTCGCCTGCGTGGGCAGCCCGGCGTCGGCGAGAACTCGGGAGGCGGCTCCGGCCAGTTCGGGCCGGAAGGCCCGCGTGAAGGAGTCCACCATGAGGATTGCCCCTGGTGCTTCCGCCGTCTCCGACACACCGCGCCGCCATGCGTGCCGCCCGTGGAACGCGGGCAGGCTCCGCTTCGGCGTCACTCCGCCCAGGCGGGCGATCCATGGCCCGAGACGGCTGCCCATCACCGCGTTGACCAGTTTCGGCATGCGGCCGGCGAGCGCCGTCCACAGCGGGAGCCAGCCGAGCGAGTAGTGCGACAGGGGACGCGGGCGCCACTTGTAGTGGTGGTGCAGGAACTCCGACTTGTACGTCGCCACGTCGACGCCGACCGGGCAGTCGCTGGAGCACGCCTTGCACGACAGGCACAGGTCGAGCGCCTCACGGGTCTCACGGGAGCGCCAGCCACCGGGGAGCGCACCGCGCAGCATCTCCTGCAGGGTGCGGGCCCGGCCTCGGGTGGAGTGCTGTTCGTCGCCGGTGGCCCGGTAGCTGGGGCACATGACCCCGCCGGTGTGGCTGCGGCAACGGCCCACGCCCACACAACGGTTGGCGGCCGCGGTGATGCCGTCCGGGTCCTCCAGGAGGGCGAACACCGTCGAGGGTGTGGTGGTCCGGCTGGTGTTGAGGGCGAGGTCCGCGTCCAGGGGGCGGGGGTCGACGAGGATGCCCGGGTTGAGCAGGCCCTCGGGGTCCCAGGCGTGCTTGAAGGCCGCGAAGGCGGCCAGCATCGATCGGTCGTACATCACCGACAGCAGTTCGCTGCGGGCCCGGCCGTCGCCGTGTTCGCCGGAGAGGGTTCCTCCGTGCCGTACGACGAGTCGGGCGGCCTCGGTGAGGAAGGCGCGCATGACGGTGCGGCCCTCGTCGGTGTCGGGGCGGAAGTCGAGCCGTACGTGGACGCAGCCGGCGCCGAAGTGGCCGTACAGCACGCCGGTGAGCCGGTGCTCGGCCATGAGGGTGCGGAAGTCGCGCAGATAGCCCGCCAGTTGGTCGGGGGCGACCGCCGCGTCCTCCCAGCCGGGCCAGGACGCGCTGCCGTCGGTGAGCCGGGCGGCCAGTCCCGCGCCGTCCTCGCGCACTCGCCACAGGGAGGCCCGCTCGGTCTGGTCGGTGATCAGTCGGCCGGAGACCATGCGGCCCGCGGCCTTCAACTCGTCCAGGAGGCGCTCGGCCTCGGCGGCCACCTGCTGCGGGTCGTCCCCGTCGAGGTCGACGTACAGCCAGGCGCGTCCCTCGGGCAGCCCCGTCACCGAGGCGGCGCCCCGGCGGTGGCGCATGGTGGCCACGATCGCCTCGTCCAGGCCCTCGACCGCGGCCGGGGAGAACTTCAGGATCAACGGCACATCCTCGGCCGCGTCGACGACATCGTCGTAACCGAGGGCGATGAGCAGCGCGGCAGGCGGCTTCGGCATCAGGCGGACGGTGGCGGAGACGACCGTGGCGCAGGTGCCTTCCGTGCCGGCGAGGACCCGTACGACGTCGAAGCCGTTCTCGGGCAGCAGGTGCTGGAGCTGATAGCCGGAGACCTGGCGGGGAATGCGCCCCAGCGCCAGACGGATAGTCGCCAGACCCGCGTCGACGATGCCACGCAGGTCGGCCGTCAGCCGTGCCACCCGCTCCCGGCCCGCCTCGTCCACGGCGTGCAGTCCGTCGCGGTCGGCGGTGGCGCGGGTGCCGTCGGCCAGGACCAGGTCGAGGGAGACCAGGTGCTCCCCGGTGCGGCCGTAGCGCACGGAGTGGTTGCCGCACGCGTCGTTGCCGATCATGCCGCCGATGGTGCAGCGGCTGTGCGAGGACGGGTCGGGGCCGAAGACCAGCCCGTGCGGAGCGGCGGCGTCCTGGAGGTCGTCGAGGACGATGCCGGCCTCAACGCGCGCCGTCCGGGCGGACGCGTCGATCTCCAGGACGCGGCGCATGTGGCGGGACAGGTCCAGGACGAGGCCGGTGCCCACGGCGTTGCCGGCCATGCTGGTGCCCGCACCTCGGGTGGTGACGGGCACGCCGAGGCCGTGGCAGACCTTGTGCGCGCCGGCGACTTCGTCGGCGCGCACGGGGAACACCACGGCCAGTGGCGGTACCCGGTAGTTCGACGCGTCGTAGGCGTACTGGGCACGTCGGCCGCCGGAGGTGTCGACCCGCAGGGACGGCACCTCCCTGCGCAACGCCGTCACCAGCTCTTCCACGGTGGTCATGACGTAGCGGCCGTGCCCTTGCCCACGGCGGCTCGCCAGGCGGCGAGCCCCTCGTCGACGGCGGTCTCGTCGATGACCAGTGCCGGGATCATGCGCACGACGTTGTTCCAGGGTCCGCAGAGCAGCAGAAGGAGGCCCTCCTCGGCGGCTGCCTGCTGGACCCGCGCGGCGGTGGCCGGGTCGGGCGAGCCGTCGGCGGTGACGAACTCGTTGGCGAGCATCAGGCCCAGGCCGCGGACGTCGGCGATGCCTGGCGTCGTACGGGCGACTTCCTCCAGGCCGGCGCGCAGCCGCTGCCCCATGGTGTCGGCGTTCTCAACCAGCTTCTCGTCCCGGATCACGTCCAGGGTGGCGATCGCGGCCGCGCAGGCGACGGCGTTGCCGCCGTAGGTGCCGCCCTGCGAGCCCGGGTGCACCTTGCTCATGAGCTCCTGGGAGGCGGCGATGCCGGACAGCGGGAAGCCGCTCGCCAGGCCCTTGGCGATGGTGATGACGTCGGGGCGGACGTCCTCGGCGTGGTCGTGGCCCCAGAAGCGGCCGGTGCGGCCGAAGCCGGTCTGGATCTCGTCCAGCACGAGGACGATGCCGTGGCGGTCGGCGCGCTCGCGCAGCCCGCGCAGGAAAGCGGGGTCGGCCTGGATGTAGCCGCCCTCGCCGAGGACGGGCTCGACGACGAAGGCCGCCGTCTCCTGCGGGGCGGTGACGGTCTGGAGCAGGTAGTCGAGCTCGCTGAGCGCGAAGCGGGTCGCGGTCTCCTGGTCCCAGCCGTAGCGGAAGGCCGTAGGGAACGGGGCGATGGCGACGCCCGACATCAGCGGGGAGAACCCGGTGCGGAACTTGGTGCCGGACGTGGTCATCGAGGCGGCCGCGACGGTACGGCCGTGGAAGCCGCCGTGGAAGACGACGATGTTGGGGCGGCCGGTGGCCTGCCGGGCCAGCCGCAGCGCCGCCTCGACGGCCTCACTGCCGGAGTTGGAGAAGAACAGGCTGTCCAGGCCGGCGGGCAGTACATCCCCGAGCCGTTCGACGAGTTGCTGGAGCGGCTGGTGCATCACGGTCGTGTACTGACCGTGGATGAGCCTGCCGATCTGTTCTTGCGCGGCGGCGACCACGCGCGGGTGACAGTGACCCGTGCTGGTGACGCCGATGCCGGCGGTGAAGTCCAGGTAGCGGCGGCCGTCGGTGCCGTAGAGGTGGACGCCCTCGCCGCGCTCGGCGGTGACGGGGGTGGCTTGGCGCAGGTGCGGGGACAGGCTGGTCAAGGCGGACTCCTTGTGCGGGGCGGACTGCGGGCGTGCCGGGCACCGGGGACACGTGGACGGCGCCCGGCACGGTCGGCGGCGAGGGTCAGCCGTTGAACTTTTGGTGGACCTCGTTGACGGTGGCGGCCAGGTCGCTCAGGTCGCGGCGGACGGCGTGAGCGATCGACGGGTCGTCCTTCTCGTCGAGACGGTTGATCCACACGCGGGTGATGTCGAGCCGGCCGGCGGGCACCATGTCGTGGAAGTAGCTCTGCGCCACATGCACCCAGCGGTCACGGGTGACGCCGAGGGACTTCTCGAAGTACTGGAAGTGGTTGAGGGCCGGCTTGTAGGCGCCGGAGTCCTCGGCGGTGACGATCGCGTCGAACTGGATCCCGAGGCGGCGCTGGGTCTCGCCGATGACGACGCGGTCACAGTTGGTGAGCAGGGCGAGGTTCCAGCCGGCCCCCTGCAGTTCGAGCAGGGCCTGGCGGGTCTCGGGGAAGACCGGCCAGAACGGGATGCCGGCCGTCAGGACCCGGAACTGGTCCTCCACCAGGTCGAGCTTCGCCTCGGCGGCCGTGCGCTTCAGAGCCTCCGCCAGGACGTCGCTGTAGCGCATGGCGGGGTACTCGCTCTGTACCTGCGGCTCGTGGCGGTTGTAGACGTCCAGCAGCTCCCAGCCCTTGCCGGGCGCGACGAGCTCGATGCCGGTGGCGATGCCGTGGCGCCAGTCCACGAGGGTGCCGAAACAGTCGAAGGTGACCCAACGCTTCTCGCTCATTGATCTTTCTCCGGGTTCTTGGGGTTCTCGGAAGGGAGGAGCCGGGGCGGGGTCGTGACCGCAAGCCGACCGGCATTGCCAACAGTCGGATCGTCTACGATTCCGCGCCCCGCGTCTTTCGTCAGCCGGCCAGAAAAGGCGGCGCCGACTTTCAACACGTGCACATGGTTCGCCGTCGCTGCTGCACGTGGCAGAGCTGCGCCTGCTGATCGGCGCCGCGGCCCTGTACCTCCTGGCCCGGCGCCGCCGCATGGGTCATGTGCCCTGGCAGTGGCGGGAGTTGAGGGCCGTCGCCCTCGGCTCCGTGGCCGTGTCGGGCTTCTCCGTCTGCTACTTCCACGCCGTCGAACTGTCGGGGGTGGCCACGAGCACGGTGATCGCCGTCGGCGGGGCCCCGATTCTCGTGGGCCTGATCGCCCGCTTCGTCACCCGGCGGCCCGTCGTCCGCCGTTCGGGTTCCTCGCCGTGGGCCTGAACTACTACTCCCCCGACCTCGCCTTCACCTTCCTGCTCAACTCCTCCGGAGCGGTGGCGCTGTTCGTCTGGCTCGTGGTCGCCGTGTCGCAGCTGAGGCTGCGCCGTCGGTACGAGTGCGAAGCCCCGGAACGGCTGGTGCTGCGCATGTGGGGCTTCCCGGTCCTGACGTGGGTCGCCATCGTCGGCATCCTTGCCGTCCTGGTCACGATGCTGTTCGACGACTCCGCGCGACCGCAGCTGCTGTGGTCGGTCGGTGTGGCGGCTCTGGTGCTGGTGTGCGCGTGGGTGCAGCAGACGCGGCACGGTGCAGCTCTGGTGGAACTGCCGGACCCGGAACGAAAGCCGGTCCGCTGACGTTCCTGACCGCTGACCGCCGTCTCCTCGCGAGGCGGCGGTCAGTCGTCTGTGAGCGCCCTGACCGCACTGTCCAGGTGAGCACGCATCAACTTCCGTGCCACAGCCGCGTCCTGAGTCTCCAGGGCATCGAGGATCCGGCGATGCTCGTCAGCGAGGTCGGCACGGCGCGGGTAGTGGGCCTCCAACTGGACCAGGCACATCCGGACCTCCTCCAGCAGACCGTGGAACAGCCGGTCCAGCCGCGTACTTTCCGCAGCTTCGACCAGCGCCGTGTGAAAGGCGAGATCGGCCTCCGCCACCTCGCTCCACGGGGCGTCGGCGGAAAGGTTCTGCAGATGCTCCATGGCCTGCCGCACCTGCCGCAGGCGCTGCGGTGACCGGCCGGGCGCCGACAGATGGTCGACCACATGCAGCTCTACGGCTTCCCGCGCGAAGTAGACGTCGCGCACGTCCGCACCGCTCAGCTCCGGTACGACGGCCGAGCGGCCGGTGTCGCGGCGCAGCACTCCGCGCTCCACCAGATGCTGTACAGCGGTGCGTACGGTGGGACGGGCGACGTTGAATTGCTCGGCCAGCCCGACCTCCGGGAGTTTCGAGCCGGGCGGCAGGTCACCGCTGAGGATCTGCCGGCGTAGCTCCTCGGTCAGTGCCTGCACGGCGGTGACGCGTTGCAGCACGGTGCATCCCCTTACTCCGGCCCGCGAGCGAACAGATTGTCACACAGTCTTACATGCGGGGGTATCGCGTATCCGGGCATGCTTGATGCGCCCCGGCCGTGCGTTCTGCGGGGCGCATCCAGCGGCTGCGGTCACGGCGAGGCGGGGCTTTTCACCTGGGAGGTGTCGGTAGCCGGATCCGTCGCTCGGTGCCGGCCTTTGGGGCTGAGGTCTTCGAGGGTGCGTCCCTTGGTGGCAAGTCCCAAGGACAGCACGGTCAGCACGCCCACCAGAAGGACGGCCGAGGTGACGCCGAAGACGGCGTTCAGGCCGCCCTGGGCCGCCGCGGCCGTGAAGGCGAAGGGAGCGATGATGCCGCCGATACGGCCGAAGGCCGAGGCCGTGCCCTGCCCGGTGGTGCGGATCTCGGTCGGGTAGGTCTCCGGCGTGTAGGTGTACAGCAGGGCGTAGACGCCGTTCATGAACAGCGAGAGTGCGGCGCCGAAGCCGACGATGGCGCCCTCGGAGTGGGACAGTGCCATGCCGAGTGCGGAGAGTGTGGCGCCGGAGAGATACAGGGCGATGGACCGCTTGCGGTCCAGGTACTCCGAGAGGAAGGCGGCGCTGAAATAGCCGGGGATCTGGGCCAGGTAGATGTACAGCACGAAGCTGAAGGACTTCACGACGGTCATGCCGCTGTCGGCCAGGAGCTTGGGCATCATCGTGAAGAAGCCGTAGTAGGCGAAGGTCAGGCAGAACCACATCACCCAGGCCACGAAGGTCCGTTTGGCGAAGGGGCCGCTCCACAGTACGGCGAGCTTCTTGCCCATCGAGGCGTGAGCGAGGTGGCTGGTCGCCGACGGGGCGTCCGGCTCGGCGGGGACGGGCGGCAGGGCCGTGCCGGTCTCCTTGCGCACCGACTCCTCCAGCGCGGCGACGACCTGCTCCGCCTCCTCCACACGCCCCTTGGACAGCAGGTAGCGCGGGGATTCGGGCATGGAACGCCGCCACCAGATCACGGCGAAAATGGGCAGCGTCAGGATGATCTGGGCGTACCGCCATCCGTCGTCGAACGGCGAGATCACGTACCGGCCGATGAGCGCGGACAGGACGTAGCCGAAGGAGAAGAACCCGGCGACGGCGCCGATGAACCGGCCCCGGTAGCGCCCGGGCACGAATTCGGACAGGTAGGGAGCGATGATGGCGCTCTCCGCACCGATGCCTGCCCCGGCCAGGACTCGGAAGGCGAACAGCACCCAGTAGTTGGGGGCGAACGCGGCGACCAGCGTCATGCTCGTGTACACGACGAGCGAGCCGAGCATCACCTTCTTCCGGCCCAGCTTGTCGCCCAGCGTTCCGGCGGTCAGAGCCCCGAACAGGAACCCGATGAGCAGCGCGCTGGCCAGCAGGGAGATCTGGCCGGCGCTCAGTGACCACTGCTGGGCGACCACCGGCAGGATGAAGGCGATGATCGCCGCGTCGGCTCCGTCGAAGGTGTAGCCGAGACCGCCGATGATCAGGAGTTTGCGATGGGTACGGCTCAGCGGCAGACGCTCAAGCCGTGCGATGTGGTTCATGTTCGGTCCTCGAGATCGGGGGCGCTGAGGCTGTGGGGGAGCCGAGCCCGAACGAAGGGAGAGAGGAGGTGTCTGAACCGACGGCGCGGAGCGCCGCTGGTGGGAAGGACCGTAGAACCGCCGGAAGTCCTGAACCATGTGCATCGGTTCCGAGTTCTGCTGCTGCCCTTTGGGCATCTGACGAAGAACTCCCGGTCGCCTGCGCATGGCCTTCCAGCGGCGTCGGGCCAACCCGAATCCGGGACCTGTAGCCACGCGGTGCAGCGCCGGCCGAGCGCAGTGCTCACGGCCTCCCAGCGCTCGGCCAGCACGTCCACCATGAGCAGCCCGCGGCCGTGCTCGTCGTCCGGCAGGGCGGACTCCCGCGAAGCCGTGCGCATCTCACCGGAATCGCGGACGTACAGCGTGAGGCACCGGTCGGACAACGTCATCAGCACATGGAGCTCGCTGCGGCCGTGCACGACGGCATTGGCCGTGAACTCGCCCAGGATGGCCATCGCGGCATCTCGCGTGTCGTCCGGGAGTGGCCACCGGCCGAGCGCGCAGGAGGCGAAGAAGCGTATCGGGCCGAGCCATCGGGCTTCGGCCGGGAAGGCCGCGAGGGCGGCGTCCTGATGCAGGACGCCGCCCTCGGGCAGGGAGGTGGACACGCACGCGGTCGGCCGGGAAGGGGTCGATCCCGGGGCTCGCGCGGACAGCAGTGCGGTGGTCATGACACAGCTGCTTCCGTCTCCGGCATCAGCTGCCGTATCTCCTTGGACGAGGCAGCGGACAGGCCGACCCTGTCGACCACCACCTGGCCGTCCTTGACGACGAGGTGGACGCGGCCGCTGTCCTGCAGGACCGAGATGTCGTCGAGCGGGTCCCCGTCCACGACAACCAGGTCGGCGATCTTCCCGGGCGCGAGTGTCCCGAGGCCGTCGAGACCGAGCAACTCGGCGTTGGTGCGGGTCGCAGCCACGAGGGCGTCCATCGGCCCCAGCACGGACGCCTTCAGCTGAAGCTCCAGGGCCTTGAAGGGCTGATGTGCGCCGAGGACGTCCGAGCCCGAACCGATGCGTACGCCCTTGTCCCTGAGGATGCGCAGGGCCTCGTACGCCCGCTCCAGCACATGGGCGGCCTGGGCGGCGCTGTCTGGCGTGAGCCCGTGTTCCTGGCCGTCGCGGACCAGGAGATCGAACGTGGCGATGGTCGGTACGGCGAACGTGCCGGCGGCGGCCATCGCCTCGGCGGCCTTCTCGTCGACCAGGTTGGCATGCTCGATGCTGCGCACGCCGGCCGCGACGCAGGTCCGGATCGACTCGGGGGTGTAGCCGTGCGCCATCACATAGGTGTGCCTGGCCCGGGCCTCGTGGACTATGGCCGCGATCTCCTCGGTGGTGAACTGCGTGTGCGTCACGTGGTCCGTCGGGGAGGTGCAGCCGCCCCCAGCCATGATCTTGATCTGGTCCGCTCCCCGGCGCAGCACTTCGCGAGCGCCCCACTGGCACTGCGCGACGCCGTCGACGACCACTCCCGGGTGGTACAGGCCGTCGCTGCGCCGCTGCCGGTCCTGCGCCTCGGCCGGGCGGAAGTCGCTGTGCCCGCCGGTCTGGCTCAGGGGGCCGGTCGCGAGGAACATCCGGGGACCGGGGACGAGACCGGTCTCCACCGCCTGCTTGAAGCCGTAGTCGGTGAACCCGGCGTCCCGCACTGTGGTGAAACCGGCCGCCAGGGTTTGGCGCATGTTCTCGAAGGTCTTCGCGGCCAGCACGGGGCGGGAGACGGTATCCACCAGGTTGAGCATCTCGGTGGCCGCGAGGTGCGTGTGGGCGTCTATCAGCCCCGGCAGGACGGTGCGGCCACCGACATCGATGACCTGGTTACGGCCGGTGTCGACCGGGGACCGGCCCATTCCCGTGATGCGTCGGCCCTCGACACGAATCCACCCTGCCTGGACGGGATCCGTACCGCTTCCGTCGATGGTCCGGGCATTGACCAGGTAAAGGGTGTCCACGGCGGGCTCCTTGGCGGCTGTACCAGCAGGCTGCTGTTCACGCTAGGAACCACGTACGGCAGGGACCATGGACATCCGTTGCGAAGAACGGACCCCGCCATACGGCAATCGTTCAGAGCCGGCGCACTCAGTCGGCCTTCGACTCGATCAGCCGCAGCAGCTTGATGCCCAGATGCAGGGCGAGCCGGTCCAGCCCGTCGCTCAGATCCATTCCGCACAAGGAGGCGGCTTTCTCCAGGCGGTAGTAGACGGTGCCCCGGTGCACGTGCAGACGCGCCGCCGTGGTCTGGTTGTCACAGCCGGAGTCGAGATAGGTCTCCAGGGTGTCGATCAGGTTCGCCTGGGAGGGCTGGGCCTCCTTCAGCAGCGACACCCGCGGGTCCATCAGATCCCGCAGGAGATGGTCCGGGGTACCGATCAGGACACGCAGCGCGCCGAGCAGGTCCCACGAGCACACCGGTCCTGTCTCCGGCCAGACAGTGGCGGCCCGCGCGGCCAACTGCGCATGTTCGTACGACAGGTGGGCGTCATGCAGATCTGACTGCGGGTCACCGATGCCGATGACGAGCTCGGGGAGATCGTGGCCACCGGCGAGCAGGTGATCGACGATGCGTTCCGTGTGCCCGGGCTCCGCAGGGGGCGGGACCGCCGCGAGGATCACGGCTCCCTCCGCGTCGAGACAGCGCAGGGCCCCACGAGGCAGGCCGCCATGATCACGCCACAGCCAGTGCTCCAGAGCGTCCGTGCCGGACCCTCCGCCGACAGGCCGCAGGAACACGACGGCGATCGGCCAGCCGACAGGGAACCGTCCCTGCTCACCCAGGCGATCGGCGGCCTTGCCGCGCACGGCGGCGGATCCCCGTACGAGGTCACCGAGCAGGTCGGCGTCGCTGTGCCGGGCTTGCTGATCCAGGTACAGGACCCGCCCCACCTCAGCTGCGGCTTCCATGACCGCATCCATGCGGGTTTCGTCCAGCTCCTGGTGGACGTCGAGGAGGCAGATGTACCCGCAGGTGGTCGACGCCCAGCGGGCGGGAACCACGACCCGGCCGGCCAGCTCGCGTTCCGGATCCGCCGGAATACGCACCGGGGCGGTCGCCGTGTCGATGCCGTACCGGCCGAACCACTCGCGTACCCACTCCGGGGTCGACCGAAGAAGCAGCGCCTGTCGACGCACCGTATCGATCTCCGCATCGTCGTGCGGACCGAAGACCAGGGAGTTCAACCGGGTGTCGGTGAGTGATGTCGGCACACCGACCTCGGCGGAGATGCCGTTGATGACGTCCTGCAGCTCCTGTAGCACGGCGGCCTCCCACAACGTCCCGAGAGCGAGAGAGAACGGCGTCTGCTCCTCCCACCGCTAGGAACATACTGTCAGACAGACTGACACTGCGAGGATGTCGATGTGGCGATCGGGCAAGGCGTCCGTAGCGCGTTTGGTCACTGCGACGGCCCACGCTGCCCCGGGTGATCTTGGCGTGAGTACAGGCGCGGTCCGAAGTGCTGCGTCTGAAGCGGGCGAGTCGTCGACCGGCGGGCTGCCGTCGAACGGGCTGGATGGGAGCCGCCCGGGGCAGAGAACGGTATTCACCAGGCCATCGGCGGTGGCGCCTCCCACGCCACCCTGACGTCCAGGCCAGGGACCGGCCACACCGGCACCTGTGCGAGCACGGCCCGCAGGGCCATGTCCGAGGTGCCTCCGCCGGCCGGGGCGAAGTGGTCGTGGAAGGCAATGACCAGCCGGGGGCGCTCGTTCAACAGCACGCGCGTGTTGCGTTCGAGGCCGGCCATCCGCCGCGGGCCTGAAGGCGCTCGTGCAGCGGCTCCTGCAGGTCCTCCAGCAGGACATCCGTAAGGGGAGGAGCTACCACATTCCGGAACTCGGTGCCGCATCGCTGCGGCTTCCCGTCCGAGGCATCCCGGACGAAACCCGGCACCTGTCATGCCCCAGCCCCACCCCTCCGGCGCGAACCGGCTCCCTCCAGGTGGAGCAGGCAGCGAGCAGACAGCGCCCGTGGCGGAGGCACGCGAACGCCCACGGCGTGGACCAGTCCAAAGGCCGGCGCCCGCGTCGCTCATCGACGCAGGCTGGACAAAACCTCAGCTCCACGGGTTGATCCAACTCGACTTCACCAGAGGGATCTTCTCTTGGGACACAACTCCCGCTGCCTGTGCGGGCAACGCGGTCCCGGCACAGCGCATCCAGGTCATGGCCTGGATCTCGTCCGCCAGCAGACCCGTCGCCGCCGACACGCGTTGAGCAGTCGCGGTCGCCGCCCACTACGAAGAGTCATCCTGAGGCGGCCCCGTTGAAGTCCGCTTCCTCCGGCAGGATCTCCAGGTCGATGTCCTCGCGATCGAGGAGCGGGCCCAGCGCCAGGCCGCGCTCCGGCGGCCAGAACTCGGGCTTCGCGCCGGGAACGGGGTCGTCCCCGCCTTCCAGCCACAGCCCCTCGCCTCCGCCGGGCGTGAAGAACGACACCATGTGCGCCTGTTCGCCGGTGAGGTTCCGGAACCGGTGCCGCGTACCCCTGGGTACGAAGACGAAGTCACCGGAGTTCGCCGTGAAGGTCCGGTCGCCGTTCAGGAATTCCAGCGCACCCGAAATGACGTAGAAGGATTCGTCAGCACTCTTGTGCACGTGCGCTATCGGCCCGCCGCCCGGAGGCACCCAGCAGACCGTGAAGCCGAGTGCGCCGTTGGTCGAGTCGGCCGTCGCCATGGTCTCGTAGACGTCCCCGGACATCCACTTGACCACGCCCTTCTCGGCGGGGACGTGCAGGACGCGCGGGCTGTAGTAACTCATGTTGTTTCCTCGGGAGTTGGAAGTAATGAGAGGTCAGTGGACGCCGAA from Streptomyces sp. NBC_00878 harbors:
- a CDS encoding aspartate aminotransferase family protein — its product is MTSLSPHLRQATPVTAERGEGVHLYGTDGRRYLDFTAGIGVTSTGHCHPRVVAAAQEQIGRLIHGQYTTVMHQPLQQLVERLGDVLPAGLDSLFFSNSGSEAVEAALRLARQATGRPNIVVFHGGFHGRTVAAASMTTSGTKFRTGFSPLMSGVAIAPFPTAFRYGWDQETATRFALSELDYLLQTVTAPQETAAFVVEPVLGEGGYIQADPAFLRGLRERADRHGIVLVLDEIQTGFGRTGRFWGHDHAEDVRPDVITIAKGLASGFPLSGIAASQELMSKVHPGSQGGTYGGNAVACAAAIATLDVIRDEKLVENADTMGQRLRAGLEEVARTTPGIADVRGLGLMLANEFVTADGSPDPATAARVQQAAAEEGLLLLLCGPWNNVVRMIPALVIDETAVDEGLAAWRAAVGKGTAATS
- a CDS encoding HAD family hydrolase; translation: MSEKRWVTFDCFGTLVDWRHGIATGIELVAPGKGWELLDVYNRHEPQVQSEYPAMRYSDVLAEALKRTAAEAKLDLVEDQFRVLTAGIPFWPVFPETRQALLELQGAGWNLALLTNCDRVVIGETQRRLGIQFDAIVTAEDSGAYKPALNHFQYFEKSLGVTRDRWVHVAQSYFHDMVPAGRLDITRVWINRLDEKDDPSIAHAVRRDLSDLAATVNEVHQKFNG
- a CDS encoding FAD-binding and (Fe-S)-binding domain-containing protein translates to MTTVEELVTALRREVPSLRVDTSGGRRAQYAYDASNYRVPPLAVVFPVRADEVAGAHKVCHGLGVPVTTRGAGTSMAGNAVGTGLVLDLSRHMRRVLEIDASARTARVEAGIVLDDLQDAAAPHGLVFGPDPSSHSRCTIGGMIGNDACGNHSVRYGRTGEHLVSLDLVLADGTRATADRDGLHAVDEAGRERVARLTADLRGIVDAGLATIRLALGRIPRQVSGYQLQHLLPENGFDVVRVLAGTEGTCATVVSATVRLMPKPPAALLIALGYDDVVDAAEDVPLILKFSPAAVEGLDEAIVATMRHRRGAASVTGLPEGRAWLYVDLDGDDPQQVAAEAERLLDELKAAGRMVSGRLITDQTERASLWRVREDGAGLAARLTDGSASWPGWEDAAVAPDQLAGYLRDFRTLMAEHRLTGVLYGHFGAGCVHVRLDFRPDTDEGRTVMRAFLTEAARLVVRHGGTLSGEHGDGRARSELLSVMYDRSMLAAFAAFKHAWDPEGLLNPGILVDPRPLDADLALNTSRTTTPSTVFALLEDPDGITAAANRCVGVGRCRSHTGGVMCPSYRATGDEQHSTRGRARTLQEMLRGALPGGWRSRETREALDLCLSCKACSSDCPVGVDVATYKSEFLHHHYKWRPRPLSHYSLGWLPLWTALAGRMPKLVNAVMGSRLGPWIARLGGVTPKRSLPAFHGRHAWRRGVSETAEAPGAILMVDSFTRAFRPELAGAASRVLADAGLPTQARGDVCCGLTWITTGQLGVARRVLARTAATLDATEGPIVVTEPSCAAALAKDLPELVDSDAARRVAARVQTFTGALAERVATGWKPRHVPDEVVLQTHCHQYAVFGAGQQRDLLRDLGIEKVTEATGCCGVAGNFGFENEHYDVSLAVADQALRPRLEAAAPETPVLADGFSCQMQIEHLAGDDRPGATHLAQLLDDPQPPSLS
- a CDS encoding NAD-dependent succinate-semialdehyde dehydrogenase is translated as MADTNDTKTDVIADVPRQLFIAGQWVPAADGRTFAVENPATETQLCEIADGGTADSAHAVEAAVAAQDSWARTAPRVRSEILRRAYELIVQRTDELAMLMTLEMGKPLAEARGEVAYAAEFFRWFSEEAVRINGGMTTTPDGRNRIMVMRQPVGPCMLITPWNFPLAMGTRKIGPAVAAGCTMVLKPAPQTPLSSLALARILQEAGLPDGVLNVVTTTRAQDVVEPALRGGNIRKLSFTGSTAVGRLLLAQCADTVIRTSMELGGNAPFIVFEDADLDVAVEGAMTAKMRNMGEACTAANRLFVHRSVADEFAERLASRMAALTVGPGTRDGVQVGPLIDAASKQKVTSLVEDAVAKGAKVVAAGAAPQDAGHFYPPTVLAQVSPDSDMLSTEIFGPVAPVIAFDDEDQAVRLANDTDWGLVGYLFTQDLDRALDVSERLEVGMVGLNTGLVSNPAAPFGGVKQSGLGREGGRVGIEEFLEYKYIATPVRDRSAS